The DNA window ctaatcaaggggatgatcatgagtttagaAGTAAGGAAAACTAACAGCaaacccatgagagcttatactcatagtgtacaatatcatactattgtggagatccgtgattcctaacatgatatcaaagtcatgcccttaacttagccatgtcaatagaatcctcaagtgtcaaataaagggtgtattttgttcgaagGTTCTATTGGGGAGACTATAGTACTTTGTTTGTGGAGATGATTATTGAGAATTGttaggagggagtcccacgttagcTAATAAGGGGATGAtcacatctccattggtacgaggccttttggggaaccaaaagcaaagccacgagagcttatgctcaaaatggacaatatatcataccattatagagAGTCATGGTTCCTAACCGACTTTGCGCTCGTATCTACATGACGTTCACATTTAACTCTACTCCAAATAGTCATTATACTAATGCATATAAGGCTCAAGGATCTTTCTCGACACACAAACCAAACATAGATTATAAATCAGCTCAAGACTTTCCAACTCAAGGAACATCCTCGTTATCTACGAAACAAAAATGGTGATCCAATTCAAGCTATATAAGGGAAGAAACATTACCATGTTATTGAGTACTTGAAGATGAATAACACACaatctctgtctctgtctccaTTGATGTAGTGCAGGTGGTCTGTAATAGCAAAGCAGCTGCCAGGAAGAACAGACAACGATGTGAAGAATTACTGGAACACAAAGCTGAGAAAAAAGCTTTCAAAAATGGGAATAGATCCAATAACTCACAAGCCCTTTTCTCAGATCCTGTTTGACTATGGATCCATAAGCAGCCTCCCAGCCACGCCCAAACCCCCCTTGATAGGCCCCTTCAACAAAACATTGAtcccaacaacaacaacaatggcCAAAACCCAGCAACCATTTTCTTCAGGGGCCTATTTGGGACAGCAATTTCAGTTTCAGACCCCAAAGAAACCACAGTTTTTCAATGAACAACCGACAACCTCGTCTTGTTCATCGTCCTCCATCAATGGCGGTGAAGGCTTGTTCCATTTTGCTGCTTCTTCGTCGTGTTGTTCGGAGCAGCGTAATGGGATTGAGCCCTTTTCGCAGCAATGTGAAGGGTCTTCTTCCGATTCGTCTTTCGATTCGTTTGTGGATGCCTTGTTGGTGCAGGATTGTGAGATTAAGGGCTCGTTTCCGGAGATTTTGGATGGGTGTTTTGATTATTGAggaatttggtttttttttttttttgtttctttttcagtaCTATGAATGTCGGGGcggataaaaataaatgtagtTCGCTGAATAAATTTGCTGCCacattatcttaaaaaataatgagttCTTAGTGTTATTTCATTTCCGAGTTGATTGCCtaataaaagtataaattaattttaagatttatttaaattatgaaataataagA is part of the Cucurbita pepo subsp. pepo cultivar mu-cu-16 chromosome LG03, ASM280686v2, whole genome shotgun sequence genome and encodes:
- the LOC111789794 gene encoding transcription factor MYB35-like, coding for MGKPPCCDKSNVKRGLWTAEEDAKILAYVSNHGVGNWTLVPKKAGLNRCGKSCRLRWTNYLRPDLRHDSFTPQEEDLIIKLHQAIGSRWSVIAKQLPGRTDNDVKNYWNTKLRKKLSKMGIDPITHKPFSQILFDYGSISSLPATPKPPLIGPFNKTLIPTTTTMAKTQQPFSSGAYLGQQFQFQTPKKPQFFNEQPTTSSCSSSSINGGEGLFHFAASSSCCSEQRNGIEPFSQQCEGSSSDSSFDSFVDALLVQDCEIKGSFPEILDGCFDY